The Armatimonadota bacterium genome window below encodes:
- a CDS encoding carbohydrate ABC transporter permease — MVDGEPRGVSTWKTESGNVTVAEIAELEDGGKRIKVLPPQPRAGETAVVARSELTRVRRFALKWDNYSDALEYLPVETRKGLIYVWNTIYITILSILGTIMSSSLVAYSFARLKWPGRDQLFVVLLATMMLPGAVTMIPVFLIFRALGWIDTLRPLWLPSFFGGAFSVFLLRQFFMTIPNDLEDAAKIDGCSYFGIYWRIMLPLIKPALAALTIMTFMGSWNNFMGPLIYVNSPEKMPLAYALQLFQGAHGAEYGLLMAASTLVMLPVLLVFFFTQRYFIQGITLTGIKG; from the coding sequence ATGGTGGACGGTGAACCTCGTGGTGTCTCGACCTGGAAGACCGAGTCGGGGAACGTGACGGTAGCCGAGATCGCCGAACTCGAGGACGGCGGCAAGCGAATCAAGGTGCTGCCCCCTCAGCCGCGAGCCGGCGAGACCGCCGTCGTCGCCAGGTCGGAACTGACCAGGGTCCGGCGATTTGCGCTCAAGTGGGACAACTATTCTGATGCGCTGGAATACCTGCCTGTCGAGACTCGCAAGGGCCTCATCTACGTCTGGAACACCATCTACATCACGATTCTGAGCATCCTCGGCACGATAATGTCGAGTTCGCTAGTGGCCTACTCGTTCGCACGCCTCAAATGGCCCGGGCGCGACCAGCTCTTCGTGGTCTTGCTGGCGACGATGATGCTCCCCGGCGCGGTAACAATGATCCCGGTATTCCTGATCTTCCGCGCGCTCGGATGGATTGACACGCTCAGACCGCTCTGGCTGCCGTCGTTCTTCGGCGGAGCGTTCAGTGTCTTTTTGCTGCGCCAGTTCTTCATGACCATCCCGAACGATCTGGAGGATGCGGCGAAGATAGACGGATGCAGCTACTTCGGCATCTACTGGCGGATCATGCTTCCGCTCATCAAGCCCGCACTGGCGGCGCTCACTATCATGACCTTCATGGGTTCGTGGAACAACTTCATGGGTCCGCTCATCTACGTCAACTCGCCCGAGAAGATGCCGCTCGCGTACGCGCTTCAGCTCTTCCAGGGCGCGCACGGCGCTGAGTACGGCCTGCTCATGGCCGCCTCGACGCTCGTGATGCTCCCTGTCCTGTTGGTTTTCTTCTTCACCCAGCGGTATTTCATTCAAGGCATAACTCTTACAGGCATAAAAGGCTGA
- a CDS encoding sugar ABC transporter permease, translated as MLLLAAYIRRKLREYGPIGKLGQGEAIAGYLFAAPWILGFLVFTIGPIVASIIFSFCDYDVLHAARWVGLLNYRELLKDDWYYLSKALYNAGFLAVFGLPLGMATGLAIAMLLNTKVGGMTWYRTIYYLPSIVPIVANAILWVWVLNPEFGLINAAWRATLGNWFNLSAPLWLSHESTSKPALIMMGLWGAGGGMILWLAGLQGIPQHLYEAADIDGANWWSRFWNVTIPMLTPYLFFNLIMGTIGVLQTFETIYIMTGGGPVDSTIVPVFYLFNNAFTYFKMGYASALAWLLFVIILVLTVVQLKLAPRWVHYEAEKGK; from the coding sequence ATGCTTCTGCTCGCGGCATACATCCGCAGGAAACTCCGCGAGTACGGGCCCATCGGTAAGCTGGGGCAAGGTGAGGCGATCGCGGGTTATCTCTTCGCCGCGCCGTGGATACTCGGCTTCCTGGTGTTTACCATCGGGCCGATCGTCGCCTCGATCATCTTCAGCTTCTGCGACTACGACGTCCTTCACGCGGCGCGCTGGGTCGGCCTGCTGAACTACCGAGAGCTGCTGAAGGACGATTGGTACTACCTGTCGAAGGCGCTCTATAACGCGGGGTTCCTGGCCGTCTTCGGGCTGCCGCTCGGGATGGCGACCGGACTCGCCATCGCCATGCTGCTGAACACCAAGGTGGGCGGGATGACCTGGTACCGTACGATCTACTACCTGCCCTCGATCGTGCCGATCGTCGCCAACGCGATCCTCTGGGTCTGGGTGCTCAATCCCGAGTTCGGCCTTATCAACGCCGCGTGGAGAGCGACCCTTGGCAACTGGTTCAACCTCTCCGCTCCGCTCTGGCTCAGCCACGAGTCAACGTCGAAGCCTGCGCTCATCATGATGGGACTCTGGGGCGCCGGCGGAGGCATGATCCTCTGGCTCGCGGGCCTTCAGGGGATACCTCAGCATCTCTACGAGGCCGCCGACATTGACGGCGCAAACTGGTGGAGCCGATTCTGGAACGTCACGATTCCGATGCTGACGCCGTACCTGTTTTTCAACCTGATCATGGGAACGATCGGCGTGCTGCAGACCTTCGAGACGATCTATATCATGACAGGCGGTGGTCCGGTGGACTCGACGATCGTTCCGGTTTTCTATCTTTTCAACAACGCATTCACATATTTCAAGATGGGATACGCGTCGGCGCTCGCATGGCTTTTGTTCGTGATCATACTCGTGCTGACGGTGGTTCAGCTCAAGCTCGCGCCGCGCTGGGTCCATTACGAGGCTGAGAAGGGGAAATGA